Proteins encoded in a region of the Drosophila sechellia strain sech25 chromosome 2L, ASM438219v1, whole genome shotgun sequence genome:
- the LOC6614575 gene encoding protein TIPIN homolog, protein MASLFGDDGVDDLFNDNIPTDPDQLPSDGEGEKLFADDEDNGEEPGSQDGQIVEPKKRAVRNPRPRLTVETLRGPRGIQTIEDYFKDIKFKGKGYEKTDLDEVLRRLQHWGHRMYPTYTFDDVLNNIERLGKKKPLQVHMARYRLGQLEQMRAHEVEALEEAQDEQQEGAGEEPFDEFDALLGEQIAMSRLAPRSPHQRKTPTASSNSTLVTPSFSRGNAVMSTPYSGVNATFDGTGAPVAPAFDRNGAPLASMDISDYGQPLPPSQPPTPAAKKLSNEQMARIAENRRLAQERLKAKQQQENASKR, encoded by the coding sequence ATGGCATCACTGTTCGGAGATGATGGTGTGGATGACCTATTCAATGACAACATTCCGACGGACCCGGATCAGCTGCCCAGCGATGGCGAAGGCGAAAAGCTGTTTGCGGACGACGAGGACAACGGCGAAGAACCTGGTAGCCAGGATGGTCAGATAGTGGAGCCTAAGAAGCGAGCTGTACGAAATCCCCGACCGCGACTCACTGTGGAAACACTTCGAGGTCCTCGTGGCATCCAGACCATCGAAGATTATTTTAAGGATATCAAATTCAAGGGCAAGGGTTACGAGAAAACCGATCTCGACGAGGTGCTCCGCCGCCTGCAACACTGGGGCCATCGTATGTATCCCACTTACACCTTTGACGATGTGCTTAACAATATCGAACGGCTGGGCAAGAAGAAACCCCTCCAAGTGCACATGGCGCGATATCGACTCGGGCAGCTGGAGCAGATGCGCGCCCACGAAGTGGAAGCTCTGGAGGAGGCGCAAGATGAGCAACAGGAAGGTGCCGGCGAGGAACCCTTTGATGAGTTCGACGCCCTGCTAGGTGAACAGATTGCCATGTCCAGACTGGCGCCTCGCAGCCCGCACCAAAGGAAAACGCCCACTGCTTCCAGTAACAGCACGCTGGTTACTCCCTCATTCTCCCGCGGCAATGCTGTGATGTCCACGCCGTACTCCGGTGTGAATGCGACCTTCGACGGAACTGGAGCTCCTGTGGCTCCGGCCTTCGATCGAAATGGAGCTCCGTTGGCATCGATGGACATCAGCGACTATGGTCAGCCGCTGCCTCCCTCACAGCCTCCCACACCGGCGGCAAAGAAATTATCCAACGAACAGATGGCCAGAATTGCGGAAAACCGCAGACTGGCGCAGGAGCGACTTAAGgccaagcagcagcaggagaacGCAAGTAAAAGATAG
- the LOC6614576 gene encoding protein SERAC1 codes for MSLEDLKTKLRRHPKLLGVGLITAAGFLLYESPQVRRFLSQYVDKKSPEPDKRRAEYIYIKYHIYRESMRKLKQKEEDEKKWISVIINPIGKWWKAAKHSVAWRLLNIAQTGSQPERLKAVQQLICMDHLKDWDFRHLAQICDARTAVSLARCNADTRWFMPVPRRGCIKNPKMLLSELHVMLARLRPMACVDHFFSKYFPEQDPIEDIHEYLTQEQTIVLSTADTDLLKEIISFLHHITKDPEVSARLMRDGGLVHLMELRKIFNDDNETLSTLCKVLANMSLVSDAVEHFFTSGWVGALAEWQQCPDLRLQVISAKTMANLDHDDPNQCTYPPNVYPLHPRVRTRRKPKADIVFVHGLLGGVFITWRQRDRKPTELGLYGKNAFYTSETDDVFLVGEQKRLNGGKQKPGEAVKNVNSNQKTETIKDPVLKASKKVEEQRLNISDAATKEFVETLRNEAELDSDWEVVHPDVPLNANEECEGKFSVCGSEWRNQDTSEEYTNCWPMEWLPDDYPDSRILGIDYTSAVTEWSANFTKYCPCEKGQGHIDVRANTLLDRISASDVGNDRPIVWIGHSMGGLLTKLILLKSLDSQEPKVQQLAKNTKGIVFLGTPHRGSPIAKWKQHMQMILSPSIEVKEMEENSPKLLEMHRRFMGCLHTFLRHVKVVSVAEGSPTMLTSFKFPLRIVTEESSKIDFGDFYLLKDDHLSLSKPIYRQSFLYQRLLHVIREAIKERSDPKDQDGQSQSTSSQDVVLVKIVAALLKGAKGLFESLPRVALRFST; via the exons ATGTCATTGGAGGATCTCAAGACCAAGCTGCGCCGTCATCCGAAGTTATTGGGAGTTGGCCTCATTACTGC tgctggTTTCTTGCTGTACGAGTCGCCCCAGGTCCGCCGGTTCCTTTCCCAATATGTGGACAAGAAATCGCCGGAGCCGGACAAACGGCGTGCCGAGTACATCTACATCAAGTACCACATCTACCGCGAGTCCATGCGAAAGCTAAAGCagaaggaggaggacgagAAGAAGTGGATCAGCGTGATCATCAACCCGATTGGGAAATGGTGGAAGGCGGCTAAGCACTCGGTGGCCTGGCGACTGCTCAATATCGCCCAAACTGGCAGCCAGCCGGAACGGCTCAAGGCGGTCCAGCAGCTCATCTGCATGGATCACTTGAAAGACTGGGACTTCCGTCATCTTGCCCAAATCTGCGATGCTCGCACGGCTGTCTCCTTGGCCCGTTGCAATGCCGACACGCGCTGGTTCATGCCCGTTCCCCGACGTGGGTGCATCAAGAATCCCAAGATGCTCCTCTCGGAACTCCACGTGATGCTGGCCCGCCTGCGACCCATGGCATGCGTAGACCACTTCTTTAGCAAATACTTTCCCGAACAGGATCCCATT GAGGACATTCACGAATACTTGACCCAGGAGCAGACAATAGTTCTTTCCACAGCCGACACGGACTTACTGAAAGAAATCATCTCGTTCCTGCACCACATCACAAAGGATCCCGAGGTCTCCGCCAGACTTATGAGGGATGGAGGCCTCGTGCATCTCATGGAGCTACGAAAGATATTTAACGACGACAACGAGACCTTATCGACTCTGTGCAAAGTGTTGGCCAATATGTCCCTGGTGTCCGATGCCGTGGAACATTTCTTTACGTCCGGCTGGGTGGGCGCTCTGGCCGAGTGGCAACAATGTCCCGATCTCCGCCTGCAGGTGATCTCGGCTAAGACTATGGCCAATCTGGATCACGACGATCCGAACCAGTGCACGTATCCACCAAATGTCTATCCCCTGCATCCGCGAGTTCGCACCCGCAGGAAGCCAAAGGCAGACATTGTTTTCGTCCACGGATTGCTGGGAGGTGTTTTTATCACCTGGCGTCAGCGAGATAGGAAGCCCACTGAGCTGGGTCTCTACGGAAAAAACGCCTTCTACACCAGCGAAACAGACGACGTATTTCTGGTGGGCGAGCAGAAGAGACTTAATGGAGGCAAACAAAAACCCGGCGAGGCGGTCAAAAATGTCAATAGCAACCAAAAGACAGAAACAATTAAAG ATCCTGTCTTGAAAGCTAGCAAAAAAGTGGAGGAACAGCGTCTGAACATTAGCGATGCTGCCACCAAGGAGTTCGTGGAAACACTGAGAAACGAAGCCGAGTTGGACTCGGATTGGGAAGTGGTCCACCCCGATGTTCCCCTAAATGCCAACGAAGAGTGCGAGGGAAAATTTAGTGTGTGCGGGAGCGAATGGCGGAACCAGGACACAAGTGAGGAGTACACCAACTGCTGGCCCATGGAATGGCTGCCAGATGATTATCCAGATTCCAGAATTCTCGGCATAGATTACACATCAGCAGTCACAGAGTGGTCTGCCAATTTTACAAAATACTGTCCGTGTGAAAAGGGTCAGGGTCACATTGATGTGAGAGCTAACACACTGCTCGACAGGATCTCAGCGTCCGATGTGGGCAACGACCGTCCGATCGTGTGGATAGGACATTCCATGGGCGGCCTGCTGACCAAGCTGATACTGCTGAAATCCCTGGACTCCCAAGAGCCGAAGGTCCAACAGCTGGCCAAAAATACTAAAGGCATTGTATTTTTGGGAACCCCACACCGGGGCTCACCAATTGCCAAGTGGAAGCAGCACATGCAGATGATCCTGTCTCCATCGATTGAGGTCAAGGAGATGGAAGAGAACTCGCCGAAGCTGCTGGAGATGCACCGCCGCTTTATGGGGTGCTTGCACACGTTCCTGCGCCATGTAAAGGTGGTCAGTGTAGCTGAAGGATCCCCCACCATGTTAACCTCGTTCAAGTTCCCACTGCGCATTGTCACTGAAGAGTCCTCTAAGATAGATTTCGGGGACTTCTATCTGCTGAAGGATGATCACTTGAGTCTCTCCAAGCCCATTTACCGGCAATCGTTTCTGTATCAGAGATTATTGCACGTAATCCGCGAGGCCATTAAGGAACGATCAGATCCCAAGGATCAGGATGGCCAGTCACAAAGCACTTCGAGTCAAGATGTTGTGCTTGTCAAGATCGTGGCTGCTCTGCTGAAGGGAGCCAAGGGTCTGTTCGAATCGCTCCCCAGAGTCGCGCTCAGATTTAGCACTTAG
- the LOC6614574 gene encoding protein male-specific lethal-1 → MDKRFKWPLKQRTNYSPYHHNPSRGHQRHLHGHPNQTQHLHQHPGKSYVRQQYGYDRGGHGGGNNNYRKPLPPPPAPLGEHGGGAMAPPSSGGTVGAGADMVTLIVENNNLKRMIVLHLKLMQEQTDSIAAKDKELDDQSAKMSVVMAQNMELKQAVAQLEAANEDLSKQLRRKNQRRNDNDDDDDDPSLPPAAPQQKLIRCHAETQTVFREREQGTQTIDAQPQLANAFPRGINMEESPAVYQHAGAETNQPASKRSESKGRGEFNGKKVSTFILQRMNQDFEHHIHDQTEAAEEHEMEAHKEQLSQEEDQLVAEEDHLQMQEVHTEEVVGGDIFHDALESIEMEVVTEELVDMEEHGQSVDANGHIEEDDDEDDEDEENSDKDDDSEEDDYQWMDNDAKVNARTEEELWQNQNYFLELDPTEEKTCAPSAHSTPNHQQKSSTQADIRMKGNQNWITEKMLQLKPEPMEAGDAIEAPIILSWVGLKKKDKEHESVPEPPEVPKQQTHQEDATVDHKAIKNKLEVPKSDLKPKDQPKEEQRQDGHVRVEQQEDVRKEQKETLKKQPEDAPKHLTNAVAPKVASVTKTSSRECTLPKANTADIKDAPAQKILANHQSTKTQTEPVKTQRLQVKIRQYEMHPEMRTGSSAPSDIRKQKNVDPVSAPETKTIKSMLVNDKKTTSETSQSLDHEIDDVETVKRKLAEHLKKELLSQSHQSQVTLKKIRERVATNLIYPPPSAPVSSTTITPAPTPSTTPTPGSTPQHAVTSSMDQEISAAKSKSKAAEQIATPLTPQSNSSVSSTTSTIRKTLNNCSPHTYSKATARSGKLQSRFRTATFPYSTRTWEDQEFHCDNEFFLEEADELLADNPSLEIPKWRDVPVPPSSDKIDTEPLSDATFERRHQKYVKDEVDRKCRDARYMKEQIRLEQLRMRRNQDEVLVALDPLRASTFYPLPEDIEAIQFVNEVTVQAFGENVVNMEARDDFGVPWVDAVEAPTSIARSKALAEPVATLASKKIPTTAAEARHQENHSSYVFPKRRKRQKNR, encoded by the exons ATGGACAAGCGATTCAAGTGGCCGCTCAAACAGCGGACCAACTACTCGCCCTATCACCACAACCCGTCTCGTGGCCACCAAAGGCATCTGCACGGCCACCCCAATCAGACGCAGCATCTGCATCAGCATCCCGGGAAGAGCTATGTACGCCAGCAATATGGCTATGATCGTGGAGGACATGGCGGGGGTAATAACAACTACCGAAAGCCTTTGCCTCCGCCGCCTGCTCCTCTAGGTGAGCATGGTGGCGGAGCCATGGCCCCTCCTTCCTCCGGCGGAACTGTGGGTGCCGGAGCCGATATGGTCACCCTCATCGTGGAGAACAACAACCTGAAGCGCATGATTGTGTTGCACTTGAAGCTGATGCAGGAGCAGACGGACAGCATTGCGGCCAAGGACAAGGAGCTGGACGACCAAAGCGCTAAGATGAGCGTGGTGATGGCGCAGAATATGGAATTAAAGCAGGCCGTTGCCCAGCTGGAGGCCGCCAACGAGGATCTATCCAAACAGCTGCGGCGAAAGAACCAGCGAAGGAACGAcaatgacgacgacgacgatgatcCCTCACTGCCACCTGCTGCCCCGCAGCAGAAGTTGATACGTTGCCATGCTGAGACGCAAACTGTGTTTCGGGAGCGGGAACAGGGCACACAAACGATAGATGCGCAGCCTCAACTCGCTAATGCTTTTCCCAGGGGTATCAACATGGAGGAGTCTCCGGCTGTGTACCAGCACGCTGGAGCGGAAACGAATCAACCAGCCAGCAAACGCTCAGAGAGCAAAGGCCGCGGTGAATTCAACGGCAAAAAGGTGAGCACTTTTATTCTCCAGCGCATGAATCAGGATTTCGAGCACCACATCCACGACCAAACGGAAGCGGCAGAGGAGCACGAGATGGAGGCACATAAGGAGCAACTATCGCAGGAAGAGGACCAGCTGGTCGCCGAGGAAGATCATCTGCAAATGCAAGAAGTGCACACCGAGGAAGTCGTTGGAGGCGATATCTTTCATGATGCTTTGGAATCAATTGAAATGGAAGTGGTCACCGAAGAGCTGGTTGATATGGAGGAGCATGGACAGTCCGTGGATGCCAACGGCCATATCGAAGAGGACGATGACGAGGATGACGAAGATGAGGAGAATAGTGATAAAGATGATGACAGTGAAGAGGATGATTATCAGTGGATGGATAACGATGCGAAAGTAAACGCCAGAACTGAGGAAGAGCTCTGGCAGAATCAG AATTACTTTTTGGAATTGGACCCGACGGAGGAGAAGACCTGTGCGCCTTCGGCACATTCAACTCCCAATCACCAGCAGAAGTCTTCGACACAGGCAGATATAAGGATGAAGGGAAACCAGAATTGGATAACTGAAAAGATGTTGCAACTAAAGCCTGAGCCAATGGAAGCAGGGGACGCAATAGAAGCGCCGATTATCCTGAGCTGGGTGGgtctaaaaaaaaaggataagGAACATGAATCAGTCCCCGAGCCCCCAGAAGTACCTAAGCAGCAGACGCATCAGGAAGATGCCACCGTTGATCATAAAGCAATAAAGAATAAGTTGGAAGTTCCAAAGTCGGACCTAAAACCGAAGGACCAGCCCAAAGAGGAACAGAGGCAGGATGGGCATGTTCGCGTGGAACAACAAGAGGATGTTCGTAAGGAACAGAAAGAAACTCTGAAAAAGCAGCCGGAGGATGCACCTAAGCACCTTACGAATGCGGTAGCCCCAAAGGTAGCTTCTGTTACGAAAACATCCTCTCGAGAATGTACGTTGCCCAAGGCAAACACCGCTGACATAAAAGATGCTCCCGCTCAAAAAATATTAGCCAACCATCAGTCCACCAAGACGCAAACGGAACCTGTAAAAACGCAGCGTTTGCAGGTTAAGATCAGGCAGTATGAAATGCATCCTGAAATGAGAACCGGCTCCTCCGCCCCGTCTGATATTCGAAAACAGAAGAACGTAGATCCAGTTTCGGCGCCCGAGACGAAAACCATTAAAAGTATGTTGGTCAATGATAAAAAGACCACGTCGGAAACGTCTCAGAGCCTAGATCATGAAATAGATGATGTGGAAACAGTTAAAAGAAAACTGGCGGAACATTTAAAAAAGGAGCTTCTAAGCCAGAGCCATCAGTCACAGGTTACGCTCAAGAAAATCAGAGAGAGAGTCGCCACAAATCTAATATATCCACCACCCAGTGCACCAGTATCCTCAACAACAATAACCCCAGCGCCCACGCCGTCAACGACACCAACGCCTGGCTCAACGCCACAGCATGCGGTTACATCCTCAATGGACCAGGAAATATCTGCGGCCAAATCGAAATCCAAGGCAGCTGAACAAATAGCAACTCCTCTGACACCTCAATCTAATAGCAGTGTTAGCAGCACCACTTCGACTATCAGAAAAACGCTAAACAACTGTTCACCCCATACGTACAGCAAGGCAACGGCGAGATCGGGAAAACTGCAGTCCAGATTCCGCACTGCCACGTTTCCGTACAGCACGAGAACGTGGGAGGATCAGGAGTTCCACTGTGACAACGAGTTCTTCCTGGAGGAGGCCGACGAGCTGCTGGCGGATAACCCTAGTCTGGAGATACCCAAGTGGCGGGATGTCCCAGTGCCACCCAGTTCGGATAAAATTGACACAGAACCACTGAGCGATGCGACCTTCGAGCGCCGGCACCAGAAATATGTGAAGGATGAGGTCGATCGAAAGTGTCGGGATGCACGTTATATGAAGGAGCAGATACGGCTTGAACAGCTTAGGATGCGACGGAACCAAGACGAGGTGTTGGTTGCGCTGGATCCGCTGCGCGCCTCCACTTTCTACCCGCTGCCCGAGGACATAGAGGCCATCCAATTCGTCAACGAGGTGACAGTTCAGGCATTCGGCGAAAACGTGGTCAACATGGAGGCGCGGGATGATTTCGGTGTGCCTTGGGTGGATGCAGTCGAAGCGCCAACCTCCATAGCCAGGTCCAAGGCACTGGCTGAGCCGGTGGCAACGTTGGCAAGCAAAAAGATACCCACCACTGCTGCCGAGGCGAGGCATCAAGAAAACCACTCCTCCTACGTATTTCCCAAGCGACGCAAGCGCCAGAAGAATCGTTAG